In Janibacter alkaliphilus, the following proteins share a genomic window:
- a CDS encoding macrolide family glycosyltransferase: MAHIVMVGVDAISHTLPSLEILRELVGRGHRVRVVNDPELRDLIEGTGAELIPATSTLPKGAWPEDPIGAMRIFFEDAAQVLDQVRAELDRDPADLYLADIGGYAARVMAELQRRPFVQLSPTFVAWEGYAEEVGAPMMALPGADAYRADFRAWLEREGATTTDPDDFAGVPPRALALVPEAMQPNADRVDHDRVTFVGPCTGDRTDQGSWERPEGADRVVLVSLGSSYTDQPELYRQCLSAFGGRDGWHLVLQIGRHVDEDALGEIPDGVEVHRWVPQLAILRQADLFVTHAGMGGSSEGLLTATPMIAVPQDVDQLVNADTLVGLGVARRIETADATAERLVAAASALLDDPEVAARLAELAHQARAEGGTVRAADLLEAELG, translated from the coding sequence ATGGCCCACATCGTCATGGTCGGCGTCGACGCGATCAGCCACACCCTGCCCAGCCTGGAGATCCTGCGAGAGCTCGTGGGCCGCGGTCACCGCGTCCGGGTCGTCAACGACCCCGAGCTCCGCGACCTCATCGAGGGGACGGGCGCCGAGCTGATCCCGGCCACCTCCACCCTGCCGAAGGGGGCGTGGCCCGAGGACCCGATCGGGGCCATGCGGATCTTCTTCGAGGACGCGGCCCAGGTGCTCGACCAGGTGCGCGCAGAGCTGGACCGTGACCCGGCGGACCTGTACCTGGCCGACATCGGCGGCTACGCGGCCCGGGTGATGGCCGAGCTGCAGCGGCGCCCCTTCGTCCAGCTCTCCCCTACCTTCGTCGCCTGGGAGGGGTACGCCGAGGAGGTCGGTGCCCCGATGATGGCCCTGCCCGGGGCCGACGCCTACCGGGCGGACTTCCGGGCCTGGCTGGAGCGGGAGGGCGCCACGACGACGGACCCGGACGACTTCGCCGGGGTGCCTCCCCGGGCGCTCGCGCTCGTGCCCGAGGCGATGCAGCCGAACGCCGACCGGGTGGACCACGACCGGGTCACCTTCGTCGGACCGTGCACCGGGGACCGGACGGACCAGGGCAGCTGGGAGCGGCCGGAGGGCGCCGATCGGGTGGTGCTCGTCTCGCTCGGCTCGAGCTACACCGATCAACCGGAGCTCTACCGGCAGTGCCTGTCGGCCTTCGGCGGGCGTGACGGCTGGCACCTCGTGCTCCAGATCGGTCGCCACGTCGACGAGGACGCGCTCGGCGAGATCCCGGACGGCGTCGAGGTGCACCGCTGGGTGCCACAGCTGGCGATCCTGCGTCAGGCGGATCTCTTCGTCACCCACGCCGGGATGGGCGGCAGCAGCGAGGGGCTGCTCACCGCCACCCCGATGATCGCGGTGCCTCAGGACGTCGATCAGCTCGTCAACGCCGACACCCTCGTCGGCCTCGGGGTGGCGCGGCGGATCGAGACGGCCGACGCGACCGCGGAGCGGCTCGTCGCGGCAGCCTCCGCTCTGCTCGACGACCCGGAGGTGGCCGCGCGCCTGGCCGAGCTGGCCCACCAGGCCCGCGCCGAAGGCGGGACCGTGCGTGCGGCCGACCTCCTCGAGGCCGAGCTGGGCTGA
- a CDS encoding DUF1731 domain-containing protein yields the protein MPWTRTTSTVIALPPKDIWAVVADITRWSQWQPAVAHARLDGPLRLGVTGAYGLTHRAFGPLHARTAPPLEVTALETGRMLEITQPNPAGAMTVRWVVEADVVGTRLTQTVTAKGATMPAVVAGVAAALARDFGLSALRLARLAGLTDDPALLRVVVAGGSGALGRLLASDLACRGHRVSLLTRRRDDRLPLEQIVWDGRTVGSWADALERGDDDRAGVGLVNLAGRLVDVRPTSANIASLRTSRVDSTHALVEASQRTDHPLEVWVQASTTAIWSDAGEARLDETSPLPDPGLPQMTGVARPWEKATDGARADRLTLLRTSIVLDRDAPALTMLARPTTAGLGGRVGSGRQWFSWIHRDDWVRVCRAALGLDPAVALPDGPVVAAAPHPVRNAELMAALRRTLRRPAAPPTPGALLRIGAVALRSDPALALTGRHCTSTVLAEAGFTFEHPTIDEALADLYDATSASGAPSTRATPDPQD from the coding sequence ATGCCTTGGACCCGCACCACCAGCACCGTCATCGCGCTCCCTCCGAAGGACATCTGGGCGGTCGTCGCCGACATCACCCGCTGGTCGCAGTGGCAGCCTGCCGTCGCCCACGCCCGGCTCGACGGGCCGCTGCGCCTGGGGGTGACCGGAGCGTACGGCCTGACGCACCGCGCCTTCGGTCCGTTGCACGCACGCACCGCACCACCGCTGGAGGTCACCGCGCTCGAAACCGGACGGATGCTCGAGATCACCCAGCCGAACCCGGCCGGGGCGATGACCGTGCGCTGGGTGGTCGAGGCCGACGTCGTCGGCACCCGGCTGACGCAGACGGTGACCGCGAAGGGGGCCACCATGCCAGCGGTCGTCGCTGGGGTCGCCGCTGCGCTCGCCCGAGACTTCGGGCTCAGCGCGCTGCGTCTGGCCCGGCTGGCCGGTCTCACCGACGACCCCGCGCTGCTGCGGGTCGTCGTCGCCGGCGGCTCCGGCGCCCTGGGGCGCCTGCTCGCGAGCGACCTCGCCTGCCGCGGCCACCGGGTGAGCCTGCTCACCCGCCGCCGCGACGACCGGCTCCCCCTCGAGCAGATCGTCTGGGACGGGCGCACCGTGGGTTCGTGGGCGGACGCCCTGGAGCGAGGCGACGACGACCGGGCCGGGGTCGGCCTGGTCAACCTCGCGGGGCGGCTCGTCGACGTCCGCCCGACGAGCGCCAACATCGCGTCGCTGCGGACCAGCCGGGTCGACTCCACCCACGCGCTGGTCGAGGCCAGCCAGCGGACCGACCACCCGCTCGAGGTCTGGGTGCAGGCCTCCACGACCGCCATCTGGTCGGACGCCGGCGAGGCCCGGCTCGACGAGACCAGCCCCCTGCCCGACCCTGGACTGCCGCAGATGACCGGCGTCGCCCGTCCCTGGGAGAAGGCGACCGACGGGGCGCGAGCCGACCGGCTCACCCTGCTGCGGACCTCGATCGTCCTCGACCGGGATGCGCCCGCGCTCACGATGCTCGCCCGCCCCACCACCGCCGGCCTCGGCGGTCGGGTCGGGAGCGGTCGCCAGTGGTTCAGCTGGATCCATCGTGACGACTGGGTCCGGGTGTGCCGCGCCGCGCTCGGTCTCGATCCCGCCGTGGCGCTGCCCGACGGGCCGGTCGTCGCCGCGGCACCGCACCCGGTGCGCAACGCCGAGCTCATGGCCGCGCTGCGCAGGACGTTGCGGCGTCCGGCCGCTCCCCCGACCCCGGGCGCGCTGCTGCGCATCGGAGCGGTCGCGCTGCGCAGCGACCCGGCCCTGGCGCTCACCGGCCGGCACTGCACCTCGACGGTGCTGGCCGAAGCGGGCTTCACCTTCGAGCATCCGACGATCGACGAGGCGCTGGCCGACCTGTACGACGCCACCTCGGCGAGCGGTGCGCCGAGCACGAGGGCGACGCCCGACCCGCAGGACTGA
- the ettA gene encoding energy-dependent translational throttle protein EttA: MPEFIYTMVRARKAHNEKVILDDVTMSFYPGAKIGMVGPNGAGKSTILKIMAGLDQPSNGEAQLAPGASVGILQQEPPLNEEKTVLGNVEEGAGEIKAKLDRYNEISELMTEPDADFDALMEEMGKLQEDIDHADAWDLDSQLEQAMDALRCPPPDADVTVLSGGERRRVALCKLLLSKPDLLLLDEPTNHLDAESVLWLEQHLASYPGAVVAVTHDRYFMDNVAQWIAEVDRGRLYPYEGNYSTYLEKKQERLQVQGKKDAKLAKRLKNELEWVRSNPKARQTKNKARLERYEEMAAEAERTRKLDFEEIQIPPGPRLGSKVIEVTDLKKGFGDRVLIEDLSFTLPRNGIVGVIGPNGVGKTTLFKTIVGLEEADGGTVDVGDTVSISYVDQGRGGIDPEKSLWEVVSDGLDHIQVGNVEIPSRAYVSQFGFKGPDQQKKAGVLSGGERNRLNLALTLKQGGNLLLLDEPTNDLDVETLGSLENALLDFPGCAVVISHDRWFLDRVATHILAYEGTDENPAAWYWFEGNFEAYEANKIERLGAEAARPHRVTHRRLTRD; this comes from the coding sequence ATGCCCGAGTTCATCTACACCATGGTCAGGGCGCGCAAGGCGCACAACGAGAAGGTCATCCTCGACGACGTCACCATGTCGTTCTACCCGGGCGCGAAGATCGGCATGGTCGGTCCCAACGGCGCCGGCAAGTCGACGATCCTCAAGATCATGGCCGGCCTCGACCAGCCCAGCAACGGCGAGGCGCAGCTCGCTCCCGGCGCCAGCGTCGGCATCCTGCAGCAGGAGCCGCCGCTGAACGAGGAGAAGACCGTCCTCGGCAACGTCGAGGAGGGCGCCGGGGAGATCAAGGCCAAGCTCGACCGGTACAACGAGATCTCCGAGCTGATGACCGAGCCGGACGCGGACTTCGACGCGCTCATGGAGGAGATGGGCAAGCTCCAGGAGGACATCGACCACGCCGACGCGTGGGACCTGGACTCCCAGCTCGAGCAGGCCATGGACGCGCTGCGCTGCCCGCCGCCGGACGCCGACGTCACCGTCCTCTCCGGTGGTGAGCGTCGCCGGGTGGCGCTGTGCAAGCTGCTGCTGAGCAAGCCCGACCTGCTGCTGCTCGACGAGCCCACCAACCACCTCGACGCCGAGTCGGTGCTGTGGCTGGAGCAGCACCTGGCCAGCTACCCGGGCGCCGTCGTCGCCGTGACGCACGACCGGTACTTCATGGACAACGTCGCGCAGTGGATCGCCGAGGTCGACCGCGGCCGGCTCTACCCCTACGAGGGCAACTACTCGACCTACCTGGAGAAGAAGCAGGAGCGCCTGCAGGTCCAGGGCAAGAAGGACGCCAAGCTCGCCAAGCGCCTGAAGAACGAGCTGGAGTGGGTCCGCTCCAACCCCAAGGCCCGCCAGACGAAGAACAAGGCCCGGCTGGAGCGCTACGAGGAGATGGCTGCGGAGGCGGAGCGCACCCGCAAGCTCGACTTCGAGGAGATCCAGATCCCGCCGGGCCCGCGCCTGGGCAGCAAGGTCATCGAGGTCACCGACCTCAAGAAGGGCTTCGGCGACCGGGTGCTCATCGAGGACCTGTCCTTCACCCTGCCGCGCAACGGCATCGTCGGTGTCATCGGCCCCAACGGTGTCGGCAAGACGACCCTCTTCAAGACCATCGTCGGTCTCGAGGAGGCCGACGGCGGCACGGTCGACGTCGGCGACACGGTCTCGATCAGCTACGTCGACCAGGGGCGCGGCGGCATCGACCCGGAGAAGTCGCTGTGGGAGGTCGTCTCCGACGGGCTCGACCACATCCAGGTCGGCAACGTCGAGATCCCCAGCCGCGCCTACGTCAGCCAGTTCGGCTTCAAGGGGCCGGACCAGCAGAAGAAGGCGGGCGTGCTCTCCGGTGGTGAGCGCAACCGGCTGAACCTCGCGCTGACCCTCAAGCAGGGCGGCAACCTGCTGCTGCTCGACGAGCCGACGAACGACCTCGACGTCGAGACGCTCGGCTCGCTGGAGAACGCGCTGCTCGACTTCCCCGGCTGCGCCGTGGTCATCTCCCACGACCGGTGGTTCCTCGACCGGGTGGCGACGCACATCCTCGCCTACGAGGGCACCGACGAGAACCCGGCCGCGTGGTACTGGTTCGAGGGCAACTTCGAGGCCTACGAGGCGAACAAGATCGAGCGCCTCGGCGCCGAGGCGGCCCGCCCCCACCGGGTTACCCACCGCCGCCTCACCCGCGACTGA
- a CDS encoding TetR/AcrR family transcriptional regulator: MSTYPLATPSSESPTVLRLFEAAADAFGAKGFHATTTRDIASRAGLSPAGVYVHFASKEDLLFQLCREGHEVARDSLAAAAAKATTPSDALAAIIGEFARWHAEQHQVARIVQYEFRHLSPEHQHEVLGLRREIDAVVRGVVEDGVATGKFDVDDARTTALALLSLVVDVARWYHPDVRRTPEEIQTTYADLALRLVGAHPR, encoded by the coding sequence GTGAGCACGTATCCCCTCGCGACACCGTCGTCCGAGTCACCCACCGTGCTGCGGCTCTTCGAGGCCGCGGCCGACGCCTTCGGCGCCAAGGGCTTCCACGCCACGACCACCCGGGACATCGCCTCCCGGGCCGGCCTCTCCCCCGCGGGGGTCTACGTCCACTTCGCCAGCAAGGAGGACCTGCTCTTCCAGCTGTGCCGCGAGGGGCACGAGGTGGCCCGCGACTCGCTCGCCGCCGCGGCGGCGAAGGCGACGACGCCCTCGGACGCGCTGGCCGCGATCATCGGCGAGTTCGCCCGCTGGCACGCCGAGCAGCACCAGGTGGCCCGGATCGTGCAGTACGAGTTCCGCCACCTCAGCCCGGAGCACCAGCACGAGGTGCTCGGGCTGCGCCGCGAGATCGACGCGGTCGTGCGCGGGGTCGTCGAGGACGGGGTCGCGACCGGCAAGTTCGACGTCGACGACGCCCGCACCACCGCCCTGGCCCTGCTCTCTCTCGTCGTCGACGTCGCCCGCTGGTACCACCCGGACGTGCGCCGCACCCCCGAGGAGATCCAGACCACCTACGCCGACCTCGCCCTCCGCCTCGTCGGCGCCCACCCCCGCTGA
- a CDS encoding pentapeptide repeat-containing protein, with protein MDLLRPGAVLDGVEIADLDLEAADLRGVELVDCTFTRCNLSRANLADVRISGLRLVGCKALGVAWGMVRPAGLVADPWVVTDSRLDDSSFGGVDLTEARFTDCRLTGVDLAEADLTRAVLAGCDLSGARFVRTRLSGTDLRGSNGMSIDLRENDARGLRIDPAAALDLLAPFGVVVD; from the coding sequence GTGGATCTCTTGCGCCCCGGGGCGGTCCTCGACGGTGTCGAGATCGCCGACCTCGACCTCGAGGCTGCAGACCTGCGCGGCGTCGAGCTCGTCGACTGCACCTTCACCCGGTGCAACCTCAGCCGGGCAAACCTCGCTGACGTGCGGATCTCGGGTCTGCGACTCGTCGGCTGCAAGGCGCTCGGCGTGGCCTGGGGGATGGTCCGGCCGGCCGGGCTCGTCGCCGATCCGTGGGTCGTCACCGACAGCAGGCTCGACGACTCGTCGTTCGGGGGCGTCGACCTCACCGAGGCGCGGTTCACCGACTGCCGGCTCACCGGGGTCGACCTCGCAGAGGCCGACCTCACCCGGGCGGTGCTGGCCGGGTGCGACCTGTCCGGGGCACGGTTCGTGCGCACGCGGCTGTCCGGGACCGATCTGCGCGGGAGTAACGGCATGTCGATCGACCTGCGGGAGAACGACGCCCGTGGTCTGCGGATCGACCCGGCCGCGGCTCTCGACCTGCTCGCCCCCTTCGGCGTCGTCGTCGACTGA